In one Sphingomonas sp. AP4-R1 genomic region, the following are encoded:
- a CDS encoding multidrug effflux MFS transporter, whose product MAMNALAIDIMLAALPEIARSLHIATENQRQWIIATYVIGFGSAQLVWGPLADRFGRKPIVVASTASFCVLSLVAGLSSTFPLLLIARFWQGVAAAASRVLVVSIVRDCYEGRQMARVMSLAFMCFLAVPILAPSIGQIILLAMGSWRWIFLLLGAFGGLLGIVAWFKLKETLHPEYRQPISIGGVATAMARVIGDRTAAGYSLSSAFAFGSLMGFINSAGQIFADIFHAAAMFPLVFACIAGSMGVSSFLNSRIVGRFGTRRVSQSAMFGFTVLAIIHLVVALSGRETIWTLAIIQSATMFCFGMMGANFGSMAMEPVGDIAGTASSIQGFFQTLIGALIGLVIGQSFDGTTVPLAIGFTVIGFCVIATVTFTERGKLFRPHHAPVLS is encoded by the coding sequence ATGGCCATGAATGCGCTTGCGATCGATATCATGCTCGCGGCGCTGCCGGAGATTGCGCGCAGCCTCCACATCGCCACCGAAAACCAGCGGCAGTGGATCATCGCCACCTACGTGATCGGCTTCGGCTCCGCGCAACTGGTGTGGGGGCCGCTGGCGGATCGCTTCGGGCGCAAGCCGATCGTGGTGGCCAGTACCGCCTCCTTCTGCGTGCTGAGCCTGGTGGCAGGGCTCTCCAGCACCTTTCCGCTGCTGCTGATCGCCCGCTTCTGGCAGGGGGTGGCGGCGGCCGCATCGCGCGTGCTGGTCGTCTCGATCGTGCGCGATTGCTATGAGGGACGGCAGATGGCGCGGGTGATGAGCCTGGCCTTCATGTGCTTCCTCGCCGTGCCGATCCTGGCGCCCAGCATCGGCCAGATCATCCTGCTGGCGATGGGAAGCTGGCGCTGGATCTTCCTGCTGCTCGGCGCCTTCGGCGGGCTGCTGGGGATCGTGGCGTGGTTCAAGCTCAAGGAAACGCTGCACCCCGAATATCGCCAGCCCATCTCGATCGGCGGCGTGGCCACGGCGATGGCGCGCGTGATCGGCGATCGCACGGCGGCGGGCTATTCGCTGTCCAGCGCCTTCGCCTTCGGCTCGCTGATGGGCTTCATCAATTCGGCCGGGCAGATCTTCGCCGACATCTTCCATGCGGCGGCGATGTTCCCGCTGGTCTTCGCGTGCATCGCGGGATCGATGGGAGTCTCGTCCTTCCTGAACTCGCGCATCGTCGGCCGGTTCGGCACGCGGCGCGTCTCGCAATCGGCGATGTTCGGCTTCACCGTTCTGGCGATCATCCACCTCGTCGTCGCTTTGAGCGGGCGGGAGACGATCTGGACGCTCGCCATCATCCAGTCCGCCACGATGTTCTGCTTCGGCATGATGGGCGCGAACTTCGGATCGATGGCGATGGAGCCGGTGGGCGACATCGCCGGCACGGCCTCGTCGATCCAGGGCTTCTTCCAGACGTTGATCGGCGCGCTGATCGGGCTGGTGATCGGCCAGTCGTTCGACGGCACCACCGTGCCGCTCGCCATCGGCTTCACCGTGATCGGCTTCTGCGTGATCGCGACGGTGACGTTCACCGAGCGCGGCAAGCTCTTCCGCCCCCACCACGCGCCGGTCCTGAGCTGA
- a CDS encoding SWIB/MDM2 domain-containing protein, with product MAKETTAKAPTGGIHKPVTPSADLGAIVGTGPMPRSEIVSKMWEYIKKNNLQDSKDKRQINADAQLEKVFGKKSVSMFEMNKHISAHVK from the coding sequence ATGGCTAAGGAAACCACTGCGAAGGCGCCGACCGGCGGCATTCACAAGCCCGTGACCCCGTCGGCCGATCTCGGCGCGATCGTCGGCACCGGCCCGATGCCGCGCAGCGAGATCGTCAGCAAGATGTGGGAATATATCAAGAAGAACAATCTGCAGGATTCCAAGGACAAGCGCCAGATCAATGCGGACGCCCAGCTGGAGAAGGTCTTCGGCAAAAAGAGCGTTAGCATGTTCGAGATGAACAAGCACATCTCCGCGCACGTCAAGTAA
- a CDS encoding MucR family transcriptional regulator, protein MTEQADQTILTLTAEIVAAHVGHNRVVPGDLPDLIQRVHEALSGLGKDTVEAAPSTEAKPAVSVRSSVKPDYIVCLEDGKKLTMLKRYLQTRYGMTPQQYRQKWKLPADYPMVAPNYADRRRELAKQIGLGRKPKEAAAPAPAKRGRKPKAAA, encoded by the coding sequence ATGACGGAGCAAGCCGACCAGACGATCCTCACGTTGACCGCCGAGATCGTCGCCGCCCATGTGGGGCACAACCGGGTTGTTCCCGGCGATCTTCCCGATCTTATCCAGCGCGTTCACGAAGCGCTGAGCGGCCTTGGTAAAGATACCGTAGAAGCAGCGCCCTCCACCGAAGCGAAGCCCGCCGTATCGGTGCGCTCTTCGGTGAAGCCCGATTACATCGTCTGCCTGGAAGACGGCAAGAAGCTGACGATGCTGAAGCGCTACTTGCAGACGCGCTATGGCATGACCCCCCAGCAATATCGCCAGAAATGGAAGCTTCCGGCCGATTATCCGATGGTCGCGCCCAATTATGCCGATCGCCGTCGCGAACTCGCCAAGCAGATCGGCCTCGGCCGCAAACCCAAGGAAGCAGCAGCTCCCGCCCCGGCCAAGCGCGGCCGCAAGCCCAAGGCTGCGGCCTGA
- a CDS encoding MucR family transcriptional regulator produces MSTDNQDLITLTADIVSAHVSNNSVPTAEVAALIQSVYGALGALGTPALEPVAEKPKGAVSLRSSIKPDFLISMIDGKPYKMLRRHISQHGYTPESYREAFGLPRDYPMVAANYAEQRRALAHKIGLGRKPRSATAAPAAAAAAPKRRARKAVEA; encoded by the coding sequence GTGTCCACTGATAATCAGGATTTGATCACGCTCACCGCCGATATCGTGTCGGCTCATGTGAGCAACAACAGCGTCCCCACCGCGGAAGTCGCGGCGCTGATCCAGAGCGTGTATGGCGCGCTCGGCGCGCTGGGCACGCCGGCGCTTGAGCCGGTTGCCGAGAAGCCGAAGGGCGCCGTTTCGCTGCGCTCGTCGATCAAGCCGGATTTTCTGATCAGCATGATCGATGGCAAGCCCTACAAGATGCTTCGCCGTCACATTTCGCAGCACGGCTATACGCCGGAGAGCTATCGCGAGGCTTTCGGCCTGCCGCGTGACTATCCGATGGTCGCCGCCAATTATGCCGAGCAGCGCCGCGCGCTCGCGCACAAGATCGGCCTGGGCCGCAAGCCGCGCTCGGCCACCGCTGCCCCGGCGGCGGCTGCTGCCGCGCCGAAGCGCCGCGCCCGCAAGGCGGTCGAGGCCTGA
- a CDS encoding translocation/assembly module TamB domain-containing protein translates to MDALPPEEIPAEAPPPPAKRNRLLRGLGVALLSLFMAFGLAILAVDTGPGHRLIVDRIAELKIKTGLRIRIGRIEGSIWNRAVLRDVRLYDLKGQFFEAPAIRLDWRPLGWLSNRLDIRSLSSDLVTLDRLPKLRSTKKGPILPGFDIRIGKLEVRHFRLGKAVAGTAAEAKLAARADVHGRRAMIWLQTASNKRDRLAVDLDAEPDGDVFRLIARAEGPAGGVIGGLFGTKRPILAAVDGRGTWHRWQGHAHARLDDKAIADLALTVKDGDYGLNGRLAPSPFLTGKLQRLTANIISVAGHAKLADRQLTGSLAVASQALRLGTKGRLDLANSAFRDFALDVDLRDPSALFPNMTGQQVRLHMMLDGDFKEPAFRYALTSPHIAFDNTGFDRVSATGAGRFGKIPVALPITLSAARVTGIGDVAGGILANLKVVGTLSVDGKAITGTGLALSSDKLNGKLGLRIDLVSGAYDVALTGGLKRYLIPGLGIVDVDSVLSVAPGPGGKGTVVTGHGTADVRRFDNAFLRSLAGGLPHLDTKLIRDPDGTLRFQNLVLTGPAIRITGTGMRRRDGTFQFDGAGQQDVYGAFRLALDGMIDHPKVDLMLDAPVPALGTTDVHLTLDPLPNGFDFRATGGSTLGPFAANGAIETPPGQPTVIDVRALDASGTRASGRLRSDPEGFTGRLDLSGGGMAGALNFAPQGTIQRIDPHLSFTGAKLAAANPIGIGRGQLDGTILLDPDALGLDGTFTGRGLRRGAVSIARLAAQAHLRGGRGTVSGTIVGSRGKTFDLKVGAQLEPGQAAISASGNLDGRPISLPQPARISAQGDGWKLAPTRLDYAGGAALVGGEFGPGRVAFDATLEHVPLILADIFAPKLGLSGYASGKLAFRREGQAAPTGRMDVTVRGLARAGLVLASQPIDLGLAAALTPGGIAARAVAVSQGKTIGRAQAKVAPLGAGADLADRILNAPLFAQLRYMGPADILWRLTGVETIDLSGPLTVTADAGGTLADPQIRGSLRTDAGRLESSVTGTVVRGIKASGTFEGSRLILSQMSGSTPGDGTVTGRGDFDLSGATGVAMDLALMATNAQILNRDDLGATVTGPITIKSDGRTGTIGGSLDLIKSRYQLGSAAAAQVAQLTVTDVNADDEDFDDTPPPRPWQLDLKAHARNQMLVRGLGLDSEWRADLTIKGAVNNPAIGGKADLVRGGYQFAGRRFELERGIIRFTGAAPPDPILDITARADLQGLNASIQVSGTGLKPEISFQSVPALPEDELLSRLLFGTSITNLSAPEALQLAAAVASLRSSGNKGGLNLDPINAVRRAVRLDRLRILPADPTTGAKSAVAAGKYIGRRTYVEVVTDGAGYSATSAEFRITRWLSLLSTISTIGRQSGNVRVSKDY, encoded by the coding sequence ATGGACGCGCTGCCGCCCGAAGAGATCCCCGCAGAGGCGCCCCCGCCGCCGGCGAAGCGCAACCGCCTGCTGCGCGGCCTGGGCGTCGCGCTGCTGAGCCTGTTCATGGCGTTCGGGCTGGCGATCCTGGCCGTGGATACCGGCCCCGGCCATCGGCTGATCGTCGATCGCATCGCGGAGCTGAAGATCAAGACGGGCCTGCGCATCCGCATCGGCCGGATCGAGGGGTCGATCTGGAACCGGGCGGTGCTGCGCGACGTGCGGCTCTATGACCTGAAGGGCCAGTTCTTCGAGGCGCCCGCCATCCGGCTCGACTGGCGCCCGCTCGGCTGGCTCTCCAATCGGCTGGATATACGCAGCCTCTCGTCCGATCTGGTGACGCTGGATCGGCTGCCCAAGCTCCGCAGCACGAAGAAGGGCCCGATCCTGCCCGGCTTCGACATCCGCATCGGCAAGCTGGAGGTGCGCCACTTCCGGCTGGGCAAGGCCGTGGCGGGCACGGCGGCGGAGGCGAAGCTCGCGGCGCGCGCCGATGTCCACGGCCGCCGCGCGATGATCTGGCTGCAGACGGCGAGCAACAAGCGCGACCGGCTCGCGGTGGATCTGGATGCGGAGCCCGATGGCGACGTCTTCCGCCTGATCGCGCGGGCCGAGGGGCCAGCCGGCGGCGTGATCGGCGGCCTGTTCGGCACGAAGCGGCCGATCCTCGCCGCCGTCGACGGGCGCGGCACCTGGCATCGCTGGCAGGGCCACGCCCACGCCCGGCTGGACGACAAGGCGATCGCCGATCTGGCGCTGACCGTGAAGGATGGCGATTATGGCCTGAACGGCCGCCTCGCCCCCTCCCCCTTCCTCACCGGCAAATTGCAGCGGCTGACGGCGAACATCATCTCCGTGGCGGGGCATGCAAAGCTCGCCGATCGCCAGCTGACGGGAAGCCTCGCGGTGGCGAGCCAGGCGCTGCGGCTGGGCACGAAAGGCCGACTCGATCTGGCCAACAGCGCGTTCCGCGACTTCGCGCTGGACGTGGATCTACGCGATCCCTCCGCCCTCTTCCCGAACATGACGGGCCAGCAGGTGCGGCTCCACATGATGCTGGACGGCGACTTCAAGGAGCCCGCATTCCGTTATGCGCTGACGAGCCCGCACATCGCCTTCGACAATACCGGCTTCGATCGCGTCTCCGCCACCGGCGCGGGCCGCTTCGGCAAGATCCCCGTCGCGCTGCCGATCACGCTGTCCGCCGCGCGGGTCACCGGCATCGGCGATGTCGCGGGCGGCATCCTCGCCAATCTGAAGGTGGTGGGCACGCTGTCGGTGGACGGCAAGGCGATCACGGGCACCGGCCTCGCCCTCTCGTCGGACAAGCTCAACGGCAAGCTCGGCCTGCGGATCGATCTCGTCAGCGGCGCCTATGATGTCGCGCTCACGGGCGGGCTCAAACGCTATCTGATCCCCGGCCTCGGCATCGTCGATGTGGATAGCGTGCTGTCGGTGGCGCCGGGACCGGGCGGCAAGGGCACGGTGGTGACGGGCCACGGCACGGCCGACGTGCGCCGCTTCGACAATGCCTTCCTGCGATCGCTGGCCGGCGGCCTGCCGCATCTCGATACGAAGCTGATCCGCGATCCGGACGGCACGCTGCGCTTCCAGAATCTCGTCCTCACCGGCCCCGCGATCCGCATCACGGGCACCGGCATGCGCCGCCGCGACGGCACGTTCCAGTTTGACGGCGCGGGCCAGCAGGACGTGTACGGCGCCTTCCGCCTCGCGCTGGACGGGATGATCGATCATCCGAAGGTCGATCTGATGCTCGACGCGCCCGTGCCGGCGCTGGGCACCACCGATGTCCATCTCACGCTCGATCCCTTGCCCAACGGCTTCGATTTCCGCGCGACCGGTGGCTCCACGCTCGGGCCGTTCGCCGCGAACGGCGCGATCGAGACGCCGCCCGGCCAGCCCACCGTGATCGACGTGCGCGCGCTGGATGCCTCCGGTACGCGCGCCAGCGGGCGGCTGCGCTCCGATCCCGAAGGCTTCACCGGCCGGCTCGATCTTTCGGGCGGCGGCATGGCGGGCGCGCTGAATTTCGCGCCACAGGGCACGATCCAGCGGATCGATCCGCATCTGAGCTTCACCGGCGCGAAGCTGGCCGCCGCCAATCCGATTGGGATCGGGCGCGGGCAGCTGGACGGCACGATCCTGCTGGATCCGGACGCGCTGGGGCTGGACGGCACCTTCACCGGGCGCGGGCTGCGGCGCGGCGCGGTCTCTATCGCGCGGCTGGCGGCGCAGGCGCATCTGCGCGGCGGGCGCGGCACCGTATCGGGCACGATCGTCGGCAGCCGGGGCAAGACGTTCGATCTGAAGGTCGGCGCGCAGCTGGAGCCCGGCCAGGCCGCGATCAGCGCCTCGGGCAATCTCGACGGCCGCCCGATCAGCCTGCCCCAGCCCGCCCGGATCAGCGCGCAGGGCGATGGCTGGAAGCTCGCACCCACACGGCTGGATTATGCGGGCGGCGCCGCTCTGGTCGGCGGCGAGTTCGGGCCGGGCCGCGTGGCGTTCGATGCCACGCTGGAGCATGTGCCGCTGATCCTGGCGGACATCTTCGCGCCGAAGCTCGGCCTCTCCGGCTATGCCAGCGGCAAGCTGGCTTTCCGGCGCGAGGGGCAGGCCGCCCCGACCGGCCGGATGGACGTGACGGTGCGCGGCCTCGCCCGCGCGGGCCTCGTCCTCGCCTCGCAGCCGATCGATCTGGGGCTGGCCGCGGCGCTCACGCCGGGCGGCATCGCCGCGCGCGCCGTCGCCGTCTCGCAGGGGAAGACGATCGGGCGCGCGCAGGCGAAGGTGGCGCCGCTGGGCGCGGGGGCCGATCTGGCCGACCGCATCCTGAACGCGCCGCTCTTCGCGCAGCTGCGCTACATGGGGCCCGCCGACATCCTCTGGCGGCTGACCGGCGTGGAAACGATCGATCTTTCGGGCCCACTGACCGTGACGGCCGATGCGGGCGGCACGCTCGCCGATCCGCAGATCCGCGGCTCGCTCCGCACCGATGCGGGCCGCCTCGAAAGCAGCGTCACCGGCACGGTGGTGCGCGGGATCAAGGCGAGCGGCACGTTCGAAGGCTCGCGCCTGATCCTCTCGCAGATGAGCGGATCGACGCCGGGCGACGGCACCGTCACCGGCCGGGGCGATTTCGACCTGTCGGGCGCGACCGGCGTGGCGATGGACCTCGCGCTGATGGCCACCAACGCGCAGATCCTGAACCGCGACGATCTGGGAGCCACCGTCACCGGGCCGATCACGATCAAGTCGGACGGGCGCACCGGCACGATCGGCGGCTCGCTGGATCTGATCAAGAGCCGTTATCAACTGGGCAGCGCCGCCGCCGCGCAGGTGGCGCAGCTGACCGTGACGGACGTCAACGCCGACGACGAGGATTTCGACGACACGCCCCCGCCCCGCCCCTGGCAGCTCGACCTGAAGGCGCATGCGCGCAACCAGATGCTGGTGCGCGGCCTCGGCCTCGACAGCGAATGGCGCGCGGACCTGACGATCAAGGGCGCGGTCAACAATCCCGCGATCGGCGGCAAGGCCGATCTGGTGCGCGGCGGCTATCAGTTCGCCGGCCGCCGGTTCGAGCTGGAGCGCGGCATCATCCGCTTCACCGGCGCGGCCCCGCCCGATCCGATCCTGGACATCACCGCGCGCGCCGACCTGCAAGGGCTGAACGCCTCGATCCAGGTGTCTGGCACCGGGCTGAAGCCCGAGATCAGCTTCCAGAGCGTCCCCGCTTTGCCGGAGGACGAGCTACTCTCGCGCCTGCTGTTCGGCACCTCGATCACGAACCTGTCCGCGCCGGAAGCGCTTCAGCTGGCGGCGGCGGTCGCCTCGCTGCGCAGCTCGGGCAACAAGGGCGGGCTCAATCTCGATCCGATCAACGCGGTGCGCCGCGCGGTGCGGCTCGATCGCCTGCGCATCCTGCCCGCCGATCCCACCACGGGCGCGAAGTCGGCGGTGGCGGCCGGCAAATATATCGGACGCCGCACCTATGTGGAGGTCGTCACCGACGGCGCCGGCTATTCCGCCACGAGCGCCGAATTCCGCATCACGCGCTGGCTGTCCCTGCTCTCGACCATCTCCACGATCGGGCGACAGAGCGGCAACGTGCGCGTCTCGAAGGATTATTGA
- a CDS encoding glutathione binding-like protein produces MIDLYYWPTPNGHKITLFLEETGLPYRIVPIDIGKGEQFAPDFLAIAPNNRMPAIIDHEPADGGAPQSVFESGAILIYLALKTGRFYGDTPRARTEILQWLMWQMGGLGPMAGQNHHFSQYAPEKIPYAIDRYVKETNRLYGVLDRRLADRAFLAGRDYSIADMAAYPWIVPHERQGQKLEDFPNLERWFGAIAARPATVAAYAKGEAIRASGHQMTDAEKKILFGQTAATSATPNIPA; encoded by the coding sequence ATGATCGATCTCTATTACTGGCCCACCCCCAACGGCCATAAAATCACGCTTTTCCTCGAGGAAACCGGCCTTCCCTACCGCATCGTGCCGATCGACATCGGAAAGGGCGAGCAGTTCGCCCCCGATTTCCTCGCGATCGCGCCCAACAATCGCATGCCCGCGATCATCGATCACGAACCCGCCGACGGCGGCGCACCGCAGAGCGTGTTCGAGAGCGGCGCGATCCTGATCTATCTCGCGCTGAAGACCGGCCGTTTCTACGGCGACACGCCGCGCGCCCGCACCGAGATCCTGCAATGGCTGATGTGGCAGATGGGCGGCCTCGGCCCGATGGCCGGGCAGAACCACCATTTCTCCCAATATGCGCCCGAGAAGATCCCCTATGCGATCGATCGTTACGTGAAGGAAACGAACCGGCTTTATGGCGTGCTGGATCGCCGTCTGGCCGATCGCGCCTTCCTCGCCGGCAGGGACTATTCGATCGCGGACATGGCCGCCTATCCCTGGATCGTACCGCACGAGCGACAGGGCCAGAAACTGGAGGATTTCCCGAACCTTGAGCGCTGGTTCGGCGCCATCGCCGCCCGGCCCGCCACGGTGGCGGCCTATGCCAAGGGCGAGGCCATCCGCGCCTCCGGCCACCAGATGACGGACGCCGAGAAGAAAATCCTGTTCGGCCAGACCGCCGCCACCTCCGCCACCCCGAACATCCCCGCATGA
- a CDS encoding S9 family peptidase, translating to MFALIAAAALAPAATPAKAAPVPSAALAKYAALAMDASGKRIATVDSLHAAGAPAAGHGIVTIRDTTGRARPMGYDPCDVCRYDGLSWSPDGKTLAFVASGRGEATLYRLDGGTVARVTSVKGLMANPRWSADGRTIAFLATIDAAKETGAAMPGVRQVGVIGEKNDSRRIATVPALGGAPRLISPEGTFVYEYDWTPDGRGFVGTAAEGNGDNQWWVASLRAFPIDGAMRTLAAPKLQMNFPRVAPDGASIAFIGGLMSDFGSVGGDVYVVPIAGGTPRNVTPGYAATFTSLVWRGTRLIAGVTQGGSTGTAVIDPAKGVLAAPIVAARTIDAGDGRVALDRSGVWAAAVAEDYATPPRILFGPLNNMKPISHENDAIVSTNVATDIRWRNAGRQAQGWLLAPSATVPADKAPMITIVHGGPASAATPRFPWTGPVASFLKAGYWVFQPNPRGSYGQGAAFVRANVRDFGGGDLSDILAGIDAVEKQAPIDDARLGVYGHSYGGFMTMWTVTHSQRFKAAVAGAGIGDWVAYYGQNGIDQWMIPYFGASAYDEPGIYDKLSPVRYVRAAKTPTLMYVGERDVETPAAQSLEFWHGLKAMNVPTELVIYADEGHAIRDPKNLADQETRMLGWFDRYLKK from the coding sequence ATGTTCGCTTTGATCGCCGCCGCCGCTCTCGCTCCCGCCGCCACCCCCGCCAAAGCCGCACCCGTCCCGTCCGCGGCGCTCGCCAAATATGCGGCGCTGGCGATGGATGCGTCGGGCAAGCGCATCGCCACGGTGGACAGCCTCCACGCGGCGGGCGCGCCGGCCGCCGGCCACGGTATCGTCACGATCCGCGACACGACCGGCCGCGCTCGCCCGATGGGCTACGATCCGTGCGACGTGTGCCGCTATGACGGCCTCTCCTGGTCGCCCGACGGCAAGACGCTCGCCTTCGTCGCGAGCGGACGGGGCGAGGCGACGCTCTATCGGCTGGACGGCGGCACCGTCGCCAGGGTGACGAGCGTGAAGGGCCTGATGGCCAATCCGCGCTGGTCGGCGGACGGCAGGACGATCGCCTTCCTCGCCACGATCGATGCCGCCAAGGAAACGGGTGCCGCCATGCCCGGCGTGCGCCAGGTGGGCGTGATCGGCGAGAAGAATGACAGCCGCCGCATCGCCACCGTCCCCGCGCTCGGCGGCGCGCCGCGCCTGATCTCGCCCGAGGGCACGTTCGTCTATGAATATGACTGGACGCCGGACGGACGCGGCTTCGTCGGCACGGCGGCCGAGGGCAATGGCGACAATCAATGGTGGGTCGCCAGCCTGCGCGCCTTCCCGATCGACGGCGCGATGCGGACTCTCGCCGCGCCGAAGCTGCAGATGAACTTCCCGCGCGTCGCGCCCGATGGCGCCAGCATCGCCTTCATCGGCGGGCTGATGAGCGATTTCGGATCGGTCGGCGGCGATGTCTATGTGGTGCCGATCGCGGGCGGCACGCCGCGCAACGTGACGCCCGGTTACGCCGCCACCTTCACCTCGCTGGTGTGGCGCGGCACGCGGCTGATCGCGGGTGTCACGCAGGGCGGCTCGACCGGCACTGCCGTGATCGATCCGGCCAAGGGCGTGCTCGCCGCGCCGATCGTGGCAGCGCGGACGATCGACGCGGGCGACGGCCGCGTCGCGCTCGATCGCTCGGGCGTGTGGGCGGCGGCCGTGGCGGAGGATTATGCGACCCCGCCGCGCATCCTGTTCGGCCCGCTCAATAACATGAAGCCGATCAGCCACGAGAATGATGCGATCGTCTCGACCAACGTCGCGACCGATATTCGCTGGCGCAATGCGGGGCGGCAGGCGCAGGGCTGGCTGCTCGCGCCCTCCGCCACCGTCCCGGCGGACAAGGCGCCGATGATCACGATCGTGCATGGCGGCCCGGCCTCCGCCGCCACGCCGCGCTTCCCGTGGACCGGCCCCGTCGCGTCCTTCCTGAAGGCGGGGTATTGGGTGTTCCAGCCCAATCCGCGCGGCAGCTATGGCCAGGGCGCGGCGTTCGTGCGCGCCAACGTGCGCGATTTCGGCGGCGGCGATCTCTCCGACATTCTCGCCGGCATCGATGCGGTGGAGAAGCAGGCGCCGATCGATGATGCGCGCCTCGGCGTCTATGGCCACAGCTATGGCGGCTTCATGACGATGTGGACCGTCACGCACAGCCAGCGCTTCAAGGCGGCGGTGGCGGGCGCGGGCATTGGCGACTGGGTCGCTTATTACGGGCAGAACGGGATCGATCAGTGGATGATCCCCTATTTCGGCGCCTCGGCCTATGACGAGCCCGGCATTTACGACAAGCTCTCGCCCGTCCGCTACGTGCGCGCCGCGAAGACGCCGACGCTAATGTATGTGGGCGAGCGCGACGTGGAGACGCCCGCCGCGCAGAGCCTGGAATTCTGGCACGGCCTGAAGGCGATGAACGTGCCGACCGAACTCGTCATCTACGCCGACGAGGGCCACGCCATCCGCGATCCGAAGAACCTCGCGGATCAGGAGACGCGGATGCTGGGCTGGTTCGATCGCTATCTGAAGAAGTGA
- a CDS encoding DUF2945 domain-containing protein, with protein sequence MTSFRKGDKVRWASHGGTAHGTVERKLTAERHIKGHKVAASPDDAQYLVRSDKGGEAAHKPGALRRE encoded by the coding sequence ATGACCAGCTTTCGGAAGGGCGATAAGGTCCGCTGGGCCTCGCACGGCGGCACCGCGCACGGCACGGTCGAGCGCAAGCTGACCGCGGAACGCCACATCAAAGGCCATAAGGTGGCGGCGTCGCCGGACGATGCGCAATATCTCGTACGATCCGACAAAGGCGGTGAAGCGGCGCACAAGCCCGGCGCCCTGAGGCGGGAGTGA
- a CDS encoding glycosidase, which translates to MDDYLIFTPDDVDLARSPLRASLSAETYVLGAFNPGFTRLPGGNLLLMVRVAEALKEPVAGDQVHAIRWADGAYVLDAHPLTAVNMSDPRQFDIGGSPYRMLGLTSMSWLLPVELDPEGRRVLAVHYDRAIAPTRSYQVYGIEDPRITKVGDRWYMTTCSVSPERHSTTLYTSGNALDWTLEGIVLDHQNKDMIFFEGKVGGRFLALTRPLGELYFAYPEGSDYVGGPSINLAQSPDALHWKPIDHPGIRARRGSTSAMKVGGGAQPVLTDTGWLVLYHGVETRAKVGVYRTFWALLDRDEPWKILRLEDEAPLLEANPALTAPIAHQLYLPTEVVFTTGIVEAGDHYIVASGEADLACRITHVAKSRFA; encoded by the coding sequence ATGGACGATTATCTGATCTTCACGCCGGACGACGTGGATCTTGCCCGCTCGCCGCTGCGTGCGTCGCTCTCCGCCGAAACCTATGTGCTGGGTGCGTTCAATCCGGGCTTCACGCGCCTGCCGGGCGGCAATCTGCTGCTGATGGTGCGCGTGGCCGAGGCGCTGAAGGAGCCGGTCGCGGGCGATCAGGTTCATGCGATCCGCTGGGCGGACGGCGCCTACGTGCTGGACGCGCATCCGCTCACCGCCGTCAACATGAGCGATCCGCGTCAGTTCGACATTGGCGGCTCCCCCTATCGGATGCTGGGGCTCACCTCGATGTCGTGGCTGCTGCCCGTCGAACTGGATCCCGAGGGGCGGCGCGTGCTGGCGGTGCATTACGATCGCGCGATCGCGCCGACCCGATCCTATCAGGTCTATGGGATCGAGGATCCGCGCATCACGAAGGTGGGCGATCGCTGGTACATGACGACCTGTTCCGTCTCGCCCGAGCGCCATTCCACCACACTCTACACGTCCGGCAATGCGCTGGACTGGACGCTGGAAGGTATCGTCCTCGATCATCAGAACAAGGACATGATCTTCTTCGAGGGCAAGGTGGGGGGGCGCTTCCTGGCGCTCACCCGTCCGCTGGGCGAACTCTACTTCGCCTATCCGGAGGGAAGCGACTATGTCGGCGGCCCCTCGATCAACCTCGCCCAGTCGCCCGATGCGCTGCACTGGAAGCCGATCGATCATCCGGGCATCCGCGCGCGGCGGGGATCGACATCGGCGATGAAGGTGGGCGGCGGCGCCCAGCCGGTGCTGACCGATACGGGCTGGCTCGTCCTCTATCACGGCGTGGAGACACGGGCGAAGGTGGGCGTCTATCGGACCTTCTGGGCGCTGCTCGACAGAGACGAACCGTGGAAGATCCTGCGCCTGGAAGACGAGGCGCCGCTGCTGGAGGCCAATCCGGCGCTGACCGCGCCAATCGCGCATCAACTCTATCTGCCGACCGAAGTCGTCTTCACCACGGGCATCGTTGAGGCCGGCGATCATTATATCGTCGCGAGCGGCGAGGCTGATCTCGCCTGCCGCATCACGCATGTCGCGAAGAGTCGCTTCGCCTGA